The Populus alba chromosome 6, ASM523922v2, whole genome shotgun sequence genome contains a region encoding:
- the LOC118048222 gene encoding uncharacterized protein isoform X1, with the protein MDLDLERCSVSSSGSSSAADRMELEAAEALADLAHLAMRESSGSEWGSKGKRARKRVRAESDLVSTYSDLPRQDRAVVDEQPIHRNVVKPARQELDADVPKSSPSCATSYPSYGTGRSRLNLTEAEKEERRLRRILANRESARQTIRRRQALCEELTRKAADLSWENENLKKEKELALKNYQSLETTNKHLKAQMAKQIKAEMEASPGDLKPALVDIPTTAPTNCPLLVYNQHAFSPHCWPSIIQASNPIQSHYTTENAIVIPSNMPVPTNGTHDSSQLQQENTVIVSGPRTPLYLVSCPWFFPGPDHGNGLHAQPSFSFKHRQDGTSLNNLCCGSSSPKAAAPMENRHSSLSIIVKTETTSSEEVRVINDLNETPVGFTLYGGGQCEGTHPKEMILTPVPPTSVTPAVAVKNEAGQKSENAFGAHGICTKASQLRCVLPEKNQDPFKFPSKKLVDAASAAEARRRRKELTKLKNLHGRQCRLNC; encoded by the exons ATGGATTTGGATTTAGAGAGATGTTCGGTTTCGAGTTCGGGTTCTTCGTCGGCGGCGGATCGGATGGAGCTCGAGGCGGCGGAGGCTTTGGCTGATTTGGCACATTTAGCGATGCGAGAGAGCAGCGGCAGTGAATGGGGAAGCAAAGGCAAACGAGCTAGGAAGCGAGTCAGGGCTGAGTCTGACTTGGTCTCCACCTATTCCGATCTCCCCCGG CAGGATCGAGCAGTTGTGGATGAGCAGCCAATACATAGAAATGTAGTGAAGCCTGCAAGACAAGAGCTGGATGCAGATGTGCCAAAATCAAGTCCTAGTTGTGCAACAAGTTACCCATCGTATGGTACTGGCAGGTCAAGGCTAAATTTAACTGAG GCTGAGAAGGAAGAACGAAGACTGCGTAGAATATTGGCAAACAGAGAGTCCGCTCGACAGACTATTCGCCGTAGACAG GCTCTGTGCGAGGAGTTAACTAGAAAAGCTGCTGATCTGTCATGGGAGAATGAAAACTTAAAGAAG GAAAAAGAGCTGGCCTTGAAAAACTATCAGTCTTTAGAGACCACAAATAAACACTTGAAGGCACAG ATGGCTAAGCAAATAAAAGCTGAGATGGAGGCATCTCCTGGAGACCTCAAGCCAGCCCTTGTTGACATACCTACTACTGCACCTACAAACTGCCCATTGCTTGTATATAACCAACATGCATTTTCACCTCATTGCTGGCCTTCTATTATTCAAGCTTCAAATCCTATCCAATCACATTATACAACTGAAAATGCCATTGTAATTCCGTCAAACATGCCCGTGCCAACTAATGGAACACATGATTCATCACAGCTGCAACAAGAAAACACTGTAATTGTCAGTGGCCCAAGGACACCCTTATATTTAGTTTCCTGTCCATGGTTCTTTCCAGGTCCTGATCATGGGAATGGACTCCATGCTCAGCCTTCTTTTAGCTTTAAACACAGACAAGACGGGACTTCGTTGAATAATCTATGTTGTGGTAGTTCATCTCCAAAAGCTGCTGCACCTATGGAGAACCGGCATTCCTCTTTATCCATTATAGTTAAAACAGAAACTACTAGCTCAGAAGAAGTCAGGGTTATCAATGATCTAAATGAGACGCCAGTAGGATTTACCCTGTATGGAGGTGGTCAGTGCGAAGGAACTCACCCTAAAGAAATGATTCTTACTCCTGTACCTCCAACTTCTGTTACGCCTGCAGTAGCTGTTAAAAATGAAGCTGGGCAAAAGTCAGAGAATGCTTTCGGTGCTCATGGTATTTGCACAAAAGCTAGTCAACTAAGGTGTGTTTTACCAGAAAAGAATCAAGACCCGTTTAAATTCCCGAGCAAGAAGCTGGTGGATGCAGCTTCTGCAGCAGAggcaaggaggaggagaaaagaacttacaaaactaaaaaacctcCATGGCCGCCAATGTCGATTGAATTGTTGA
- the LOC118048222 gene encoding uncharacterized protein isoform X2, giving the protein MDLDLERCSVSSSGSSSAADRMELEAAEALADLAHLAMRESSGSEWGSKGKRARKRVRAESDLVSTYSDLPRDRAVVDEQPIHRNVVKPARQELDADVPKSSPSCATSYPSYGTGRSRLNLTEAEKEERRLRRILANRESARQTIRRRQALCEELTRKAADLSWENENLKKEKELALKNYQSLETTNKHLKAQMAKQIKAEMEASPGDLKPALVDIPTTAPTNCPLLVYNQHAFSPHCWPSIIQASNPIQSHYTTENAIVIPSNMPVPTNGTHDSSQLQQENTVIVSGPRTPLYLVSCPWFFPGPDHGNGLHAQPSFSFKHRQDGTSLNNLCCGSSSPKAAAPMENRHSSLSIIVKTETTSSEEVRVINDLNETPVGFTLYGGGQCEGTHPKEMILTPVPPTSVTPAVAVKNEAGQKSENAFGAHGICTKASQLRCVLPEKNQDPFKFPSKKLVDAASAAEARRRRKELTKLKNLHGRQCRLNC; this is encoded by the exons ATGGATTTGGATTTAGAGAGATGTTCGGTTTCGAGTTCGGGTTCTTCGTCGGCGGCGGATCGGATGGAGCTCGAGGCGGCGGAGGCTTTGGCTGATTTGGCACATTTAGCGATGCGAGAGAGCAGCGGCAGTGAATGGGGAAGCAAAGGCAAACGAGCTAGGAAGCGAGTCAGGGCTGAGTCTGACTTGGTCTCCACCTATTCCGATCTCCCCCGG GATCGAGCAGTTGTGGATGAGCAGCCAATACATAGAAATGTAGTGAAGCCTGCAAGACAAGAGCTGGATGCAGATGTGCCAAAATCAAGTCCTAGTTGTGCAACAAGTTACCCATCGTATGGTACTGGCAGGTCAAGGCTAAATTTAACTGAG GCTGAGAAGGAAGAACGAAGACTGCGTAGAATATTGGCAAACAGAGAGTCCGCTCGACAGACTATTCGCCGTAGACAG GCTCTGTGCGAGGAGTTAACTAGAAAAGCTGCTGATCTGTCATGGGAGAATGAAAACTTAAAGAAG GAAAAAGAGCTGGCCTTGAAAAACTATCAGTCTTTAGAGACCACAAATAAACACTTGAAGGCACAG ATGGCTAAGCAAATAAAAGCTGAGATGGAGGCATCTCCTGGAGACCTCAAGCCAGCCCTTGTTGACATACCTACTACTGCACCTACAAACTGCCCATTGCTTGTATATAACCAACATGCATTTTCACCTCATTGCTGGCCTTCTATTATTCAAGCTTCAAATCCTATCCAATCACATTATACAACTGAAAATGCCATTGTAATTCCGTCAAACATGCCCGTGCCAACTAATGGAACACATGATTCATCACAGCTGCAACAAGAAAACACTGTAATTGTCAGTGGCCCAAGGACACCCTTATATTTAGTTTCCTGTCCATGGTTCTTTCCAGGTCCTGATCATGGGAATGGACTCCATGCTCAGCCTTCTTTTAGCTTTAAACACAGACAAGACGGGACTTCGTTGAATAATCTATGTTGTGGTAGTTCATCTCCAAAAGCTGCTGCACCTATGGAGAACCGGCATTCCTCTTTATCCATTATAGTTAAAACAGAAACTACTAGCTCAGAAGAAGTCAGGGTTATCAATGATCTAAATGAGACGCCAGTAGGATTTACCCTGTATGGAGGTGGTCAGTGCGAAGGAACTCACCCTAAAGAAATGATTCTTACTCCTGTACCTCCAACTTCTGTTACGCCTGCAGTAGCTGTTAAAAATGAAGCTGGGCAAAAGTCAGAGAATGCTTTCGGTGCTCATGGTATTTGCACAAAAGCTAGTCAACTAAGGTGTGTTTTACCAGAAAAGAATCAAGACCCGTTTAAATTCCCGAGCAAGAAGCTGGTGGATGCAGCTTCTGCAGCAGAggcaaggaggaggagaaaagaacttacaaaactaaaaaacctcCATGGCCGCCAATGTCGATTGAATTGTTGA
- the LOC118048221 gene encoding IQ domain-containing protein IQM3, whose protein sequence is MEVESQTLSHFSYSLDGNDISHDLRTHESPGFEMLSEEAQVTNSCDTEAPVGGACLDSAAAVKLQKVYRGYRTRRRLADSAVVAEELWWQAIDYARLNHRTISFFNMQESAASRWNRISLNASRVGKGLAMDVKAQKLAFQHWIEAIDPRHRYGHVLHLYYEEWCKADSGQPFFYWLDVGDGKELDLKQCPKSKLREQCIKYLGPQEREHYEYIISEGKIIHKQTGDLLDTTPGAKWIFVMSTSKRLYAGEKRKGTFHHSSFLAGGATVSAGRLMAEHGILKSISPYSGHYRPSEESFKSFLSFLNDNGVNLDEVQINKASEDSDTYDDGKYNGSGRMIDLIRSLEPPKLKIKEDPISELPEVEQAEKKGEYKRTLSGGLQSPRAEVPKTAILQRINSKKAAKSYQLGHQISLKWSTGAGPRIGCVADYPLEVRVQALEFVNLSPRTPRAPTCWRTSGLASPAAQPTQDLPGGDGTSH, encoded by the exons ATGGAGGTTGAAAGTCAAACTCTCTCTCATTTCTCCTACTCCCTTGATGGAAATGACATTTCTCACGATCTCCGTACTCATGAATCACCGGGGTTCGAAATGCTGAGTGAGGAAGCCCAGGTCACCAATTCCTGTGATACGGAAGCTCCAGTTGGAGGCGCGTGCTTGGACAGTGCTGCTGCTGTCAAGTTGCAGAAGGTCTACAGGGGTTATCGCACCCGGCGCAGGTTAGCGGACTCCGCAGTCGTCGCCGAAGAACTCTG GTGGCAAGCTATAGACTATGCTAGACTGAATCATAGGACCATTTCCTTCTTCAATATGCAAGAAAGTGCGGCTTCGAGGTGGAACCGTATTAGCTTGAATGCTTCTAGG GTGGGAAAGGGTTTAGCCATGGACGTTAAAGCACAAAAATTGGCttttcaacattggattgaAGCT ATTGATCCAAGGCATCGATATGGGCACGTCTTGCATTTGTATTATGAGGAATGGTGTAAGGCAGATTCTGGTCAGCCGTTCTTTTACTG GTTGGACGTAGGAGATGGAAAAGAGCTTGATCTCAAACAATGCCCAAAGTCGAAGCTTCGAGAACAATGCATCAAGTATCTTGGACCG CAAGAGAGAGAACATTATGAGTATATCATTTCTGAAGGCAAAATCATTCACAAACAAACTGGAGATCTCCTTGATACAACTCCAGGGGCAAAGTGGATCTTTGTTATGAGCACCTCTAAGAGACTATATGCTGGTGAG AAAAGGAAGGGAACGTTCCATCATTCAAGTTTCCTGGCTGGGGGTGCTACGGTATCTGCTGGAAGGCTGATGGCAGAGCATGGTATTCTTAAG TCCATTTCTCCATATAGTGGACACTACCGACCATCAGAAGAGAGCTTCAAAAGCTTTTTATCCTTTCTCAACGATAATGGAGTCAATCTTGATGAAGTCCAG ATAAACAAGGCTAGTGAAGATTCTGACACCTATGACGATGGCAAATACAATGGAAGTGGGAGGATGATTGACCTTATAAGGAGCCTGGAGCCTCCTAAACTCAAAATAAAGGAGGATCCAATCTCCGAATTGCCAGAAGTTGAACAAGCAGAGAAGAAAGGTGAATACAAAAGGACCTTATCCGGTGGCCTTCAGAGCCCGAGAGCTGAGGTGCCCAAGACGGCTATACTGCAAAGAATCAATTCTAAGAAGGCAGCAAAATCATACCAATTAGGGCATCAGATTTCTCTCAAGTGGTCAACAGGTGCTGGCCCAAGAATCGGGTGTGTTGCTGACTACCCGTTAGAGGTTAGAGTACAGGCCTTGGAGTTTGTCAATCTATCTCCACGAACTCCACGCGCCCCCACTTGCTGGCGCACTTCTGGTCTGGCATCACCCGCAGCTCAACCCACACAAGATTTGCCAGGCGGTGATGGGACCTCTCACTAG